Proteins from one Nitrospirota bacterium genomic window:
- a CDS encoding putative toxin-antitoxin system toxin component, PIN family — protein MRVVLDTNVIVAAFASRGLCSEVFEVCLSDHTIIISEHILSEVKEKLISKIHLPHNITYAIINYLKEVAEIFEAEPIYENICKDKDDIKILGTALSGNARFIITGDEDLLILKRYRKTEIVSPREFWGHLSGKARLEDKER, from the coding sequence ATGAGGGTTGTGCTGGATACAAATGTGATTGTTGCTGCCTTTGCTTCCAGAGGCCTGTGTTCAGAGGTATTTGAAGTATGTCTTTCAGACCACACCATTATAATAAGTGAGCATATTCTCTCTGAAGTAAAGGAAAAACTGATCAGTAAAATACACCTGCCCCATAATATCACTTATGCTATTATCAATTATCTAAAAGAAGTGGCAGAAATATTTGAGGCTGAACCGATCTATGAGAATATTTGTAAAGATAAAGATGATATAAAAATACTCGGCACTGCATTAAGTGGAAATGCCAGATTTATTATAACAGGAGACGAAGACCTTCTGATCTTAAAGAGATACAGGAAAACAGAAATAGTCTCTCCCCGTGAATTCTGGGGCCATCTGAGTGGAAAGGCGAGGCTGGAGGATAAAGAAAGATGA
- a CDS encoding ribbon-helix-helix protein, CopG family, with amino-acid sequence MKGTITIRLPEKLQRDLDRVVKAEKTSKSEIIRDAIARYLALKRFQLLRKKVLPFAEAQGLLTDEDIFKAIS; translated from the coding sequence ATGAAAGGGACTATTACAATAAGATTGCCCGAGAAACTCCAGAGGGATCTGGATAGGGTAGTAAAGGCTGAAAAGACATCAAAAAGCGAGATCATCAGGGATGCCATAGCCCGTTACCTCGCTCTAAAGAGATTTCAACTATTAAGGAAAAAGGTCCTGCCCTTTGCCGAGGCGCAGGGGTTGCTTACTGATGAGGATATATTTAAGGCCATTTCATGA